In Nomia melanderi isolate GNS246 chromosome 4, iyNomMela1, whole genome shotgun sequence, the following are encoded in one genomic region:
- the osa gene encoding trithorax group protein osa isoform X2 produces the protein MAATQAESQQNDVKLNESVKCAQKRPQVGGNSASVNAKQQLDPEPGDKVSRGAAQLLKYVNRGGDTGFEMSQYREDISGHTAGEVKSPREAGQAPQESIGKQEPLDAPGHPNHPGHPFTSNVIRDYSDEYTNKSNEFPSKSLTDYPAKQIPEYVGKHGDFPGKQLEYHGKHLIHESERVHRADMEEHYAASKIESRLAYVGATPSSFPGQPRFLSGQSISQATGPTPTLNQLLQASTPVHRFHGNYPGIGPETYQQAWPIQRPPVVPPVYPQPGQRPPQTGSPRLHAGPGGPSSPTPMPYQQYTQRYSSPTRPHAPYSHHQINSYTTQTSHPSSLYTEQRGWNQGGPPNPPPPPSNQANPSSQSPQRALSQSPAPPPSASPQPQSTGQSQSFHNLQQRSTTPNTQGIDSGELSGQNSNDSSNGPACPGTPNSQGMRPTPSPTGSTGSRSMSPAVGQQNVQMPPRPSSSQSDGSGPARMSHSPMTTQAYQQPLGPSPHMHTYKMNNTGPGVVQPGPGATNLGGINPMAGGMGYAAGGTAAGQPGGYHAQSTYPPPRPHVQFPQGYPSPANSQPPPNNQYQAPNRPNNLVQYPPYTHKMGFNSVPPGMPPSPGPPQVYGGSNTTGMVPPGTPGVAVIGNMGPPASSMGPPPPSPNHISSQPPSTSSAVSHLHTPAATPPLNHEGSPMPPPSTTPNSHPTSTPTSTSHSSSDLTTETSNDNGITTTASVTSSINVTSTSSGTVTSVITTGPDGTSLDEGSQQSTLSNASAASGEDPAFTPKVRKEMMGAYHSHPTTPQSTVPSPGAASINSIHEEYPDMNSPGWPRTPASPVFNSHVPQDPYRSKKPDSLAKLYEMDDSMERRTWLDKLVNFMEERRTPITSCPTISKNPLDLFRLYLYVKERGGFMEVCKVTKNKTWKDIAGLLGIGASSSAAYTLRKHYTKHLLAYECHFDRGGVDPQPIINQVEAGSKKKGSKGTASVPSPGSSNSQDSFPAGSSNASMDGYGSYQSGYTAGTPGGPSSEYTPPPPRPPSQSSAPSPHQGGSNQGGQNSAKPFDNSVGRSARKSNAAPYPGPLRTPGIQQTSYQNTGSYQNYPQDQYIRPQGNTLSQQGEFNQPYSPRSHYSPYVPDVDRGYPGGNMPPNNATGQDIYNRYSSSQQTASYPAGTPPNARSNSYPSAPQTHPATVPQQTATSQPSSPSQPSAASSYSCPQDYYRQEQSGYGAPAGTQIYSGGASANKNMPPPPPGPNPPRRHPDFAKDQQYPQYNQQRPAYPGWPNTTTQYNSNSGSSRVQYPSQQPQTQTQPQPQQSQQPTPPVGPVAPTPAAGGIASSQQWVNQQPSRTTPQPTLNAIAHAPPPWDHRYSNQPSPLYPAPGNHQNQLGINPMISQQPTSKREMTFPPDSVEAVTPLLYKRRKLTRADVAPVEAWRIMMALRSGLLAESCWALDVLNILLFDDSSVSYFGLTHLPGLLDVLLEHFSRSLSDMFESPVNEDDRNWNQSAEGPEVDLGAVTRPIDPEDRTKLLSSSNYTFLSRRGRPVKIVPRDDDLFVLDTRRSWDHQECESETEPWQVDTNTTKYIVTCFQSEIGSVPFARLLRDEKPPLLQKEVECTDSKDETKVDPSTFEASEFSQKATELGEKPKEANEKKQLDKKKKTKTLSDVLSRIKKEPVEMNDLTRELFEKKNDGFKKECEAEAKVNNNMGEHFPDMQKTDEEIIPTQNGLNDTTITNAELEKTEIKVENEEQQESIPKDDDNKEGPRLKIRDPAGTLKRRRISDYEDESYSRDEASLYLVTETQDNLARRCVCLSTILRNLTFIPGNEAEFAKNVTFLSLLGKLLLLHHEHPARTQKTRNYDREEDADFADSCSSLQGENEWWWDFLHHIRENVLVMAANIAGHLDLSQHPEEISRPVLDGLLHWAVCPAAHGQDPFPTVGPNSSLSPQRLALEALCKLCVTECNVDLVVATPPYSRLQRLCSVLTRLLCRSEEQVLREFGVNLLHFLSAADSGVARTIALQTPCVALLVAFIEQAESSALGVANQHGLAALRDNPESMGTSLDMLRRAAGTLLNLARHPDNRTLLLQHESRLLALVMSQILDQQVAAIVARVLFQCSRGA, from the exons ATGGCTGCGACGCAAGCCGAGAGCCAACAAAACGATGTGAAGCTGAACGAGTCCGTGAAATGCGCACAGAAACGTCCGCAAGTCGGTGGGAATAGTGCGAGTGTTAACGCGAAGCAGCAGCTGGATCCAGAGCCGGGTGATAAAGTGTCCCGGGGCGCGGCCCAGCTGCTTAAATATGTGAATCGCGGCGGGGACACGGGTTTCGAGATGAGTCAATACCGCGAGGACATTAGTGGACACACTGCCGGTGAGGTAAAATCACCTAGAGAGGCTGGCCAGGCGCCTCAAGAATCTATCGGCAAGCAAGAGCCTCTCGACGCGCCCGGTCATCCGAACCATCCCGGACATCCGTTCACGTCGAACGTAATACGTGATTACTCGGACGAGTATACTAACAAATCGAACGAGTTTCCCTCCAAGTCGTTGACCGATTATCCGGCCAAGCAGATACCGGAGTACGTGGGAAAGCATGGAGATTTTCCAGGGAAACAATTGGAGTATCATGGTAAACACTTAATACATGAAAGTGAAAGAGTCCATCGGGCAGACATGGAAGAGCATTATGCAGCTTCCAAGATTGAATCACGATTGGCATATGTAGGGGCTACGCCAAGCAGCTTTCCAGGACAGCCAAGGTTTCTGTCTGGTCAAAGTATATCGCAAGCTACGGGTCCAACCCCGACATTAAATCAGTTACTTCAAGCATCCACACCGGTGCATCGGTTTCATGGAAATTATCCTGGAATCGGACCCGAAACTTATCAACAAGCTTGGCCTATTCAACGACCGCCAGTTGTACCTCCGGTTTATCCTCAACCCGGTCAACGACCACCACAGACG GGGTCACCAAGATTACACGCAGGGCCTGGAGGACCAAGTTCTCCAACTCCTATGCCATATCAACAATACACGCAACGTTATTCTTCTCCTACAAGACCTCATGCACCGTATAGTCACCATCAG ATAAACTCATACACTACGCAAACAAGTCATCCTTCCAGTCTGTACACAGAGCAGAGGGGATGGAATCAAGGTGGACCACCGAATCCACCACCACCTCCATCTAATCAAGCTAATCCTTCCAGTCAGTCACCGCAACGTGCTCTTTCTCAATCTCCAGCACCACCACCTTCAGCATCCCCACAACCACAATCAACCGGCCAATCACAG AGTTTCCATAATCTGCAGCAAAGATCCACAACACCAAATACTCAAGGAATCGATTCAGGG GAATTGTCGGGACAAAACAGCAACGATAGTTCGAATGGACCAGCTTGTCCAGGAACACCAAACTCACAGGGGATGAGACCAACCCCTTCACCTACAGGATCCACAGGTTCTCGCTCAATGTCCCCTGCTGTTG GCCAACAAAACGTTCAGATGCCTCCACGTCCGTCAAGTAGCCAGTCAGATGGTAGTGGACCAGCACGAATGAGTCATTCTCCTATGACAACTCAAg CATACCAGCAACCATTGGGTCCTTCACCACACATGCATACCTATAAAATGAACAACACTGGTCCTGGTGTTGTTCAACCAGGACCTGGTGCAACAAATCTTGGTGGAATAAACCCAATGGCTGGTGGGATGGGTTATGCAGCTGGTGGAACGGCTGCCGGTCAGCCTGGAGGTTACCATGCGCAAAGTACCTATCCTCCTCCACGTCCACATGTACAATTTCCACAAGGATATCCATCGCCAGCTAATTCACAACCACCACCTAATAATCAATATCAGGCTCCTAACAGACCCAACAATTTGGTGCAATATCCTCCATATACG caTAAAATGGGATTTAATAGTGTACCGCCAGGTATGCCACCCAGCCCTGGACCACCTCAAGTCTATGGAGGTAGTAATACAACAGGCATGGTACCTCCAGGTACACCTGGTGTAGCTGTAATCGGTAACATGGGACCTCCAGCAAGCTCCATGGGCCCTCCACCACCATCACCTAATCATATCAGCAGTCAGCCACCTTCAACAAGCTCTGCTGTGTCGCATTTACACACTCCTGCAGCCACACCACCTTTAAACCACGAGGGAAGTCCAATGCCTCCACCAAGTACCACCCCTAATTCACATCCCACTTCAACACCAACTTCGACCAGTCATAGTTCTTCGGACCTTACCACGGAAACATCAAATGACAATGGCATAACCACTACGGCTTCAG taaCGTCATCGATCAACGTCACGTCCACTTCAAGTGGTACTGTTACATCTGTAATAACAACTGGCCCTGATGGTACGTCATTAGACGAGGGTTCCCAGCAGTCTACATTGTCGAACGCATCAGCTG CCTCTGGGGAAGATCCAGCATTTACACCAAAGGTCCGGAAAGAAATGATGGGAGCGTATCATAGCCATCCAACTACACCGCAGAGTACAGTTCCGTCGCCTGGTGCTGCGAGTATCAATTCAATCCATGAAGAGTATCCTGACATGAACAGTCCTGGTTGGCCACGTACACCTGCTAGTCCt GTTTTTAACAGTCATGTGCCTCAAGACCCGTACAGATCTAAG AAACCAGATAGCCTGGCGAAACTGTACGAAATGGACGACTCGATGGAACGAAGAACATGGCTGGACAAATTAGTTAACTTCATGGAAGAACGAAGAACACCAATTACAAGCTGTCCTACCATCTCCAAGAACCCCCTCGACCTATTTCGGCTATACCTCTACGTTAAAGAGAGGGGGGGCTTCATGGAGGTATGCAAG GTGACAAAGAACAAAACGTGGAAAGACATAGCAGGCCTGCTTGGCATTGGCGCGAGCAGTAGTGCAGCCTACACATTACGGAAACACTACACTAAACACTTACTGGCATACGAATGCCATTTTGATCGCGGCGGTGTGGATCCTCAGCCCATCATAAATCAAGTCGAAGCTGGTTCGAAAAAGAAAGGATCAAAGGGAACTGCTTCTGTACCCTCGCCAG GGTCTTCCAATTCACAAGATTCCTTCCCTGCTGGATCGAGTAATGCTTCCATGGATGGTTATGGAAGTTATCAAAGTGGTTATACTGCCGGTACACCCGGAGGACCTTCTTCAGAGTATACGCCTCCCCCTCCTAGACCACCGAGCCAAAGTAGTGCTCCTTCGCCTCATCAAG GTGGTTCGAACCAGGGCGGGCAGAATAGCGCGAAACCGTTCGACAACAGTGTGGGACGCTCTGCTCGCAAGTCGAACGCAGCGCCCTACCCTGGTCCACTACGAACCCCAG GTATACAACAAACCAGTTACCAGAATACAGGTTCCTACCAAAACTATCCCCAAGATCAATATATCCGCCCTCAAGGAAACACGCTGTCTCAACAAGGAGAATTCAATCAACCTTACTCACCGAGGTCACATTATTCACCTTACGTACCGGACGTCGACAG GGGTTATCCTGGAGGGAATATGCCACCGAATAACGCCACTGGACAAGATATATACAATAGATATAGTAGTAGTCAACAAACTGCAAGTTATCCAGCTGGGACACCACCGAACGCTAGAAGTAACAGCTATCCGTCTGCGCCGCAGACACATCCGGCTACTGTACCGCAACAAACAGCTACCAGTCAACCTTCTTCGCCCTCCCAGCCTTCCGCTGCTTCGTCTTATTCGTGCCCACAAGATTATTATCGACAGGAACAG AGTGGTTATGGAGCCCCCGCTGGGACACAGATATACTCAGGAGGCGCGAGTGCAAACAAGAACATGCCTCCGCCACCGCCGGGACCAAACCCGCCCAGGCGTCATCCTGATTTTGCCAAAGACCAACAGTATCCTCAATATAATCAGCAAAGACCAGCATATCCAG GATGGCCAAACACAACCACTCAGTACAATAGCAATAGTGGGAGCAGTAGGGTTCAATATCCGTCACAACAACCGCAAACGCAAACACAGCCACAACCGCAGCAATCGCAGCAACCGACGCCACCGGTTGGCCCTGTTGCCCCTACACCGGCAGCGGGAGGAATTGCCAGTAGTCAACAGTGGGTTAATCAACAGCCAAGTAGAACAACTCCTCAACCAACTCTGAACGCTATAGCACATGCTCCTCCTCCGTGGGATCATCGATATTCGAATCAACCGTCCCCTCTTTATCCTGCACCTGGAAATCACCAG AATCAGCTCGGGATAAATCCCATGATCAGCCAGCAACCTACTTCGAAAAGAGAAATGACATTCCCTCCCGACAGCGTGGAAGCAGTGACCCCGCTGCTTTACAAGCGACGGAAGTTGACACGCGCCGACGTCGCGCCGGTAGAAGCTTGGCGCATAATGATGGCTTTACGATCTGGCCTATTAGCTGAAAGTTGTTGGGCTCTTGACGTActaaacatattattatttgatgATTCTTCT GTAAGTTATTTTGGGTTGACGCATTTACCTGGACTGTTGGACGTGTTACTGGAACATTTCTCGCGCTCTCTATCGGACATGTTCGAGTCGCCCGTGAACGAGGACGACCGCAACTGGAACCAATCGGCGGAGGGGCCGGAGGTAGATCTGGGCGCGGTGACCCGACCGATCGACCCCGAGGACCGAACCAAACTGTTGTCGTCGTcgaattacacatttttatcgAGAAGGGGTCGCCCGGTGAAGATCGTTCCGAGGGACGACGACCTGTTCGTCCTGGACACGCGAAGGTCTTGGGACCATCAGGAGTGCGAGTCGGAGACCGAGCCCTGGCAAGTCGACACTAACACCACCAAATACATAGTGACCTGCTTTCAGTCGGAAATAGGATCGGTACCGTTCGCGCGCCTCCTCAGAGACGAGAAACCGCCGTTGCTGCAGAAGGAGGTGGAGTGCACGGATTCGAAGGACGAGACCAAAGTGGATCCGAGCACGTTCGAGGCGTCGGAGTTCTCGCAGAAGGCCACCGAGCTCGGCGAGAAACCGAAGGAGGCCAACGAGAAGAAGCAGCTggacaagaagaagaaaacgaaaacctTGAGCGACGTACTGTCCAGGATCAAGAAGGAACCGGTGGAAATGAACGATTTGACGAGAGAGCTGTTCGAGAAGAAGAACGACGGTTTCAAGAAGGAGTGCGAGGCCGAGGCGAAGGTGAACAACAACATGGGCGAGCATTTCCCCGATATGCAGAAGACTGACGAGGAGATAATCCCGACGCAGAACGGGCTGAACGACACGACGATAACCAACGCGGAGTTGGAGAAGACAGAGATCAAGGTGGAGAACGAGGAGCAACAGGAGTCGATACCGAAGGACGACGACAACAAGGAGGGACCAAGATTAAAAATAAGAGATCCGGCGGGCACGCTGAAGAGAAGGCGAATAAGCGACTACGAGGACGAGAGTTACTCGAGGGACGAGGCGAGCCTGTACCTCGTCACCGAAACGCAGGACAACCTGGCCCGACGTTGCGTCTGCCTCTCTACGATATTAAGGAATCTCACATTTATACCGGGCAACGAGGCCGAGTTCGCCAAGAACGTGACTTTCTTGAGTCTCCTCGGCAAGCTGTTGTTGCTGCATCACGAGCATCCCGCCAGGACGCAGAAGACGCGCAACTACGACCGGGAGGAGGACGCCGATTTCGCGGATTCGTGCAGCAGCCTGCAAGGTGAAAACGAATGGTGGTGGGACTTCTTGCATCATATTAGAGAAAACGTATTGGTGATGGCGGCGAACATAGCCGGACATTTGGATCTAAGTCAGCACCCGGAGGAGATATCCCGGCCAGTGTTGGACGGCCTTTTGCACTGGGCGGTATGCCCGGCCGCCCACGGCCAGGACCCTTTCCCCACGGTCGGGCCGAACTCGTCCCTGTCGCCCCAGAGATTAGCGCTGGAGGCGCTCTGCAAGCTTTGCGTCACCGAATGCAACGTGGACCTGGTCGTCGCGACGCCCCCCTACTCGAGGCTCCAAAGACTCTGCTCCGTGTTGACCAGGCTACTGTGCCGGAGCGAAGAGCAAGTGTTGCGCGAGTTCGGCGTGAATCTGCTTCATTTCCTCTCCGCGGCCGACAGCGGGGTGGCGCGCACGATCGCCCTGCAGACACCGTGCGTCGCGTTGTTGGTCGCGTTCATCGAGCAGGCGGAATCGAGCGCGCTCGGAGTCGCCAATCAGCACGGGTTGGCCGCGTTACGGGACAATCCGGAATCGATGGGCACCAGCCTGGACATGCTGAGACGCGCGGCCGGTACCTTGCTCAACCTTGCCAGGCATCCGGACAACAGGACTCTGCTCTTACAGCACGAGTCACGGCTACTTGCCCTAGTGATGAGTCAAATCCTGGATCAGCAGGTGGCCGCGATTGTTGCTCGTGTATTGTTCCAATGTTCCAGAGGCGCGTAA